One genomic region from Paludisphaera rhizosphaerae encodes:
- a CDS encoding PSD1 and planctomycete cytochrome C domain-containing protein, with amino-acid sequence MLSAALILLAASNLATVDEPVDFAHEVLPLLRERCASCHANGKAKGDLSMDTRETLIKSKVVVPGKSGESELMSRVLEKDPELRMPPKGPPLSEKQTATLRRWIDGGLVWQEGFSFAKSGAGLPIKPRKPELPPAVNGRTNPIDRIVDAYFAGRKVSPPTALDDAAFARRVWLDLVGLTPTPAELDAFLVGASPNARERLVRDLLDDGQKYAEHWLTFWNDLLRNDYEGTGYIDGGRKAITAWLYRSLRENKPYDKFVHELISPTPDSEGFIKGIKWRGVVNASQVPELQFAQNVGQVFLGLNLKCASCHDSFIDSWKLEDTYGLAAVIADSPLDVYRCDKPTGVKSQVKFLFPDLGSIDPAQPRNERLRRLADLLITPEDGLFARTIVNRLWHRLMGRGIVHPVDVMGNKPWSADLIDFLASDLVEHDYDLKRTLELIATSHIYASKCVEEVAEESGSSYVFRGPTARRMTAEQFIDAIWRITDTAPPKMTAKVERGFEPIRAALVVSDPLMRSLGRPNREQVVSTRPEDLSTLQALDLTNGQTFADLLTRGARSIRATGAFPDADSLVDWLYRAALSRRPTDIERTEARAILGTEMTDEGLADLLWTLFMLPEFQLIR; translated from the coding sequence ATGCTCAGCGCTGCCCTGATCCTGCTCGCCGCGTCCAACCTCGCGACGGTGGATGAGCCTGTTGATTTCGCCCACGAGGTCCTCCCCCTGCTGCGTGAGCGTTGCGCCTCGTGCCATGCCAATGGCAAGGCCAAGGGCGACCTCTCGATGGATACGCGGGAGACCCTGATCAAGTCGAAGGTCGTCGTGCCGGGCAAGAGCGGCGAGAGCGAACTCATGAGCCGGGTTCTGGAGAAGGACCCCGAGTTGAGGATGCCTCCCAAGGGGCCGCCCCTCTCGGAAAAGCAAACGGCGACCCTGCGTCGCTGGATCGACGGCGGCCTGGTCTGGCAGGAGGGCTTCTCGTTCGCCAAGTCCGGCGCTGGCCTGCCGATCAAGCCTCGGAAGCCGGAACTGCCGCCGGCGGTCAACGGCCGGACCAATCCGATCGACCGTATCGTCGACGCTTACTTCGCTGGTCGCAAGGTCTCCCCGCCCACCGCGCTGGACGATGCGGCCTTCGCCCGTCGGGTGTGGCTCGACCTCGTCGGCCTGACGCCGACTCCGGCGGAACTCGACGCCTTCCTCGTGGGAGCGTCGCCCAACGCTCGCGAGCGGCTCGTCCGGGATCTCCTCGACGACGGCCAGAAGTACGCCGAGCACTGGCTGACCTTCTGGAACGACCTGCTCCGCAACGACTACGAGGGGACCGGCTACATCGACGGCGGTCGCAAGGCGATCACCGCCTGGCTCTATCGCTCGCTCCGAGAGAACAAGCCCTACGACAAATTCGTCCACGAACTCATCAGCCCCACTCCCGACTCCGAGGGGTTCATCAAGGGGATCAAGTGGCGCGGGGTTGTGAATGCCAGCCAGGTGCCGGAACTCCAGTTCGCCCAGAACGTCGGCCAGGTTTTCCTCGGCCTGAACCTCAAGTGCGCCTCTTGCCACGACAGCTTCATCGACTCCTGGAAGCTGGAAGACACCTACGGGCTGGCGGCCGTCATCGCGGATTCGCCGCTGGACGTCTATCGCTGCGACAAGCCGACGGGGGTCAAATCCCAGGTCAAGTTCCTGTTCCCCGACCTGGGCTCGATCGATCCCGCGCAACCTCGGAACGAGCGTTTACGGCGGCTCGCCGACCTGCTGATCACTCCCGAAGACGGCCTGTTCGCGAGGACGATCGTCAACCGCCTGTGGCACCGGCTGATGGGGAGGGGGATCGTCCACCCGGTCGACGTGATGGGGAACAAACCCTGGAGCGCCGACCTGATCGACTTCCTCGCCTCCGACCTCGTCGAGCACGACTACGACCTGAAGCGGACCCTCGAACTGATCGCGACATCGCACATCTACGCCTCGAAGTGCGTAGAAGAGGTTGCGGAGGAATCGGGGTCTTCCTACGTCTTCCGGGGGCCGACGGCTCGCCGGATGACCGCGGAGCAATTCATCGACGCGATCTGGCGGATCACCGACACCGCCCCGCCGAAGATGACCGCCAAGGTGGAGCGAGGCTTCGAGCCCATCCGCGCCGCGCTGGTGGTCTCGGACCCGCTGATGCGGTCGCTGGGCCGCCCCAACCGCGAACAGGTGGTCTCCACCCGTCCCGAGGATCTCAGCACCTTGCAGGCGCTCGACCTGACCAACGGCCAGACGTTCGCCGACCTGCTGACCCGGGGGGCACGGTCGATCCGAGCGACCGGGGCGTTCCCCGACGCCGACTCACTCGTTGACTGGCTCTACCGCGCTGCGCTGAGCCGACGACCGACCGACATCGAACGCACCGAGGCGCGGGCGATCCTCGGGACGGAAATGACGGACGAGGGGCTCGCCGACCTGCTGTGGACCCTCTTCATGCTGCCCGAGTTTCAGTTGATCCGGTGA
- a CDS encoding DUF1501 domain-containing protein: MTRRDDSLRAIHSDLDRRSFMASMAAASLAAMAAGEPRLVRADEAGEPIKHPEPTADCCILLWMGGGMAAPETFDPKRYAPFEVGLASDKILSTFPAIDTSLDGVQISQGLEHVAQVMDRATLIRSHVQPDLGNILHSRHQYHWHTGYVPPQTVAAPHIGAWMARVLGPRNPAIPAFIDVGQRLEGNGEKEELKAFHTAGFLGTEYGPFLLPHPDQAVESVRPPKGMDAERFSSRYRRFRELVKQSPMGSAGSEYQQESMLRAIENADRLLNSPDRRAFDLALEPKDSYDRYNTGRFGLGCLLARRLAEAGARFIEVTTEYVPFLHWDTHENGHATYARLKSEIDRPIAQLVLDLEARGLLDRTLIVLASEFSRDMMIEGVPGSTARDQSRAKAEVMEKPIHYGLHRHFTGGSSVVLFGGGMKRGYVHGATAPERPCFAFKDPVTVTDLHATILTAMGISPKTAFDIEKRPFYATEDGKGKAVRDLFA, from the coding sequence ATGACCCGACGCGACGACTCTCTCCGCGCGATCCACTCGGATCTCGACCGCCGCAGCTTCATGGCGAGCATGGCCGCCGCCTCGCTCGCCGCGATGGCCGCCGGCGAGCCCCGGCTGGTCCGGGCCGACGAAGCCGGCGAGCCGATCAAGCATCCCGAGCCGACCGCCGACTGCTGCATCCTCCTCTGGATGGGGGGCGGGATGGCGGCTCCCGAGACCTTCGACCCCAAGCGGTACGCCCCCTTCGAGGTTGGGCTGGCGTCCGACAAGATCCTCAGCACCTTCCCGGCGATCGACACGAGCCTTGACGGCGTCCAGATCTCGCAAGGGCTGGAGCATGTCGCCCAGGTGATGGACCGCGCGACCCTGATCCGGTCGCACGTTCAGCCCGACCTCGGCAACATCCTCCACTCCCGTCACCAATATCACTGGCACACGGGATACGTCCCGCCGCAGACGGTGGCCGCGCCTCACATCGGGGCGTGGATGGCCAGGGTGCTCGGTCCTCGCAATCCAGCGATCCCGGCGTTCATCGACGTCGGCCAGCGTCTGGAGGGGAATGGGGAGAAGGAAGAGCTAAAGGCCTTCCACACCGCCGGTTTCCTTGGCACGGAGTACGGCCCGTTCTTGCTCCCCCATCCTGACCAGGCCGTCGAGTCCGTCCGTCCCCCCAAGGGGATGGACGCCGAGCGGTTCTCGTCCCGCTACCGCCGCTTTCGCGAACTGGTCAAGCAGAGCCCGATGGGGAGCGCCGGATCGGAGTATCAGCAGGAATCGATGCTCCGCGCCATCGAGAACGCTGACCGCCTGCTCAACTCGCCCGACCGCCGGGCCTTCGACCTGGCGCTCGAGCCCAAGGACTCGTACGATCGGTACAACACGGGGCGGTTCGGCCTGGGCTGCCTGCTGGCCCGTCGGCTCGCCGAGGCTGGCGCCCGGTTCATCGAGGTGACAACCGAGTACGTCCCGTTCCTGCACTGGGACACTCATGAGAACGGCCACGCGACCTATGCTCGGCTGAAGTCGGAGATCGACCGGCCGATCGCCCAACTCGTCCTGGACCTGGAGGCGCGCGGCCTGCTTGACCGCACGCTGATCGTCCTCGCCAGCGAGTTCAGCCGCGACATGATGATCGAGGGCGTCCCCGGCAGCACGGCCAGGGACCAGTCGCGGGCCAAGGCCGAGGTGATGGAGAAGCCGATCCACTACGGCCTCCACCGGCATTTCACCGGCGGAAGCTCCGTGGTCCTCTTCGGCGGCGGCATGAAGCGAGGGTACGTCCACGGGGCCACCGCCCCTGAGCGTCCCTGCTTCGCGTTCAAGGATCCCGTGACGGTCACCGACCTCCACGCCACGATCCTGACCGCCATGGGGATCTCCCCCAAGACGGCCTTCGACATCGAGAAGCGGCCCTTCTACGCCACCGAGGACGGCAAGGGCAAGGCGGTCCGCGACCTCTTCGCCTGA
- a CDS encoding EamA family transporter, with translation MRFERRTWLLIAAFAIVYMVWGSTYLAIRIGLKTLPPLLMAGSRFLVAGSILCGLSLARGSAFPSAGQWRRAAVGGVLMLAVGNGCVTWAEQFVPSSITALLIASEPLWLVLTSWAFFGGQRPGARITAGLAIGLAGVGALVLPGGGEGDAGGMMLIGSLAIILAAFSWAVGSLYLREAALPDSTALSTGMQMLAGGATLVTLGLLRGEAQTFHAANVSAASAAAWVYLIVFGSLLGYTAYGWLITATSPARLGTYAYVNPVVAVLLGSLVEHEPITAAAWTAMIVILASVGLVTTGEMEEDEQPEEAESLVFPTPLGEQA, from the coding sequence ATGCGATTTGAACGTCGGACGTGGCTGCTCATCGCGGCCTTTGCGATCGTGTACATGGTCTGGGGATCGACCTACCTGGCGATCCGGATCGGCCTGAAGACGCTCCCGCCTCTGCTCATGGCGGGGTCGCGTTTCCTGGTCGCCGGCTCGATCCTCTGCGGCCTGTCGCTGGCCCGAGGCTCGGCTTTCCCGTCGGCGGGGCAGTGGCGACGGGCCGCGGTGGGCGGCGTCCTGATGCTGGCCGTCGGCAACGGCTGCGTCACCTGGGCGGAGCAGTTCGTCCCGTCGAGCATCACGGCGCTGCTGATCGCGTCCGAGCCGTTGTGGCTCGTGCTGACCTCCTGGGCCTTCTTCGGGGGCCAACGTCCCGGGGCGAGGATCACGGCGGGATTGGCCATCGGGCTTGCGGGCGTCGGCGCGTTGGTCTTGCCGGGGGGCGGCGAGGGCGACGCCGGCGGGATGATGCTGATCGGCTCGCTGGCGATCATCCTGGCCGCCTTCTCCTGGGCCGTCGGTTCGCTTTACCTCCGCGAGGCGGCCTTGCCGGACTCGACGGCGCTCTCGACGGGCATGCAGATGCTGGCCGGCGGCGCGACCCTGGTCACGCTCGGCCTGCTTCGCGGCGAGGCCCAGACCTTTCACGCGGCCAACGTCTCGGCAGCCTCGGCGGCGGCCTGGGTTTATCTGATCGTCTTCGGCTCGCTGCTCGGCTACACGGCCTACGGCTGGCTCATCACGGCAACGTCCCCGGCGCGGCTGGGAACCTACGCCTACGTCAACCCGGTGGTCGCCGTTCTCCTGGGCAGCCTGGTGGAGCACGAGCCGATCACGGCCGCCGCCTGGACGGCCATGATCGTCATCCTTGCGTCGGTCGGCCTGGTCACGACGGGAGAAATGGAGGAGGACGAGCAGCCCGAAGAGGCCGAGTCGCTGGTCTTTCCGACACCCCTGGGCGAACAGGCGTAA
- a CDS encoding Lrp/AsnC family transcriptional regulator produces the protein MIDDIDRQILNYLQTEARITNAELARRVGMVPSGVLERVKKLEERGLLRGYEARVDARKLGYGLVAFTFVKSDDPVGGVASAQVLAAIPEVQEVHHIAGEDCYLIKIRTSDVEALGKLLREKIGVIPSIRSTRTTIVMETLKETATVPIPGTSEGQGDAI, from the coding sequence ATGATCGACGACATCGACCGCCAAATTCTGAATTATCTTCAGACCGAAGCCCGGATCACCAATGCAGAACTCGCCCGAAGAGTGGGAATGGTGCCCTCCGGGGTACTGGAGCGGGTGAAGAAGCTGGAGGAGCGCGGGCTCCTGCGCGGGTATGAGGCGCGGGTCGATGCGCGGAAGCTCGGGTATGGGCTCGTGGCGTTCACGTTCGTGAAGTCGGACGACCCGGTGGGGGGGGTGGCGTCGGCCCAGGTGCTGGCGGCGATCCCCGAGGTGCAGGAGGTCCACCACATCGCGGGGGAGGACTGCTACCTCATCAAGATCCGGACGTCGGACGTTGAGGCGTTGGGCAAGCTGCTGCGGGAGAAGATCGGCGTCATTCCCTCGATCCGGTCGACGCGAACGACCATCGTCATGGAGACGCTGAAGGAAACGGCGACGGTCCCGATCCCGGGAACGTCCGAGGGACAGGGTGATGCGATTTGA
- a CDS encoding FMN-binding negative transcriptional regulator, with amino-acid sequence MYVPATFRESDPTKLRAFMRENSFATLVTQGEEGLTASHLPLLLDAEVGPHGRLFGHMARANRQWRGVSGEAMAVFAGPHVYVSPSWYEAEGTVPTWNYVAVHAYGTFEIVEDREGLLDILRRSVLAYESPRPKPWTFDESHPAIEGMLKAIVGFRIEISRIEGKWKLNQNHPEERRRKVVGALEVRADKDSQEIARLMRESLEG; translated from the coding sequence ATGTACGTACCAGCCACGTTTCGCGAGTCCGACCCGACGAAGCTCCGCGCATTCATGCGGGAGAACAGCTTCGCCACGCTGGTCACGCAGGGGGAGGAGGGGCTGACGGCCTCGCACCTGCCGCTGCTCCTCGACGCCGAGGTCGGGCCGCACGGCCGGCTGTTCGGGCACATGGCCAGGGCCAACCGCCAGTGGCGGGGCGTCTCGGGCGAGGCCATGGCCGTGTTCGCCGGGCCGCACGTCTACGTCTCGCCCTCCTGGTACGAGGCGGAAGGAACCGTCCCGACCTGGAACTACGTCGCCGTTCACGCCTACGGGACGTTCGAGATCGTCGAGGACCGCGAGGGCCTGCTGGACATCCTCCGACGCTCGGTCCTCGCCTACGAATCGCCCCGGCCTAAACCCTGGACGTTCGACGAGTCGCACCCCGCGATCGAGGGCATGCTCAAGGCGATCGTCGGCTTCCGAATCGAGATCAGCCGCATCGAGGGGAAGTGGAAGCTCAACCAGAACCATCCCGAGGAGCGCCGGCGCAAGGTCGTCGGAGCCCTGGAGGTTCGGGCCGACAAGGACTCGCAGGAGATCGCCCGGCTGATGCGGGAATCATTGGAAGGTTGA
- a CDS encoding EamA family transporter gives MTIQSPEVEVRAPRSLHGVGVTSGLAAGAWLGAAEAPTKLVAAGLTPFIVSLGMVAGVFVARWTVPVMLRGTHSLASDLKARPHLIVWAILAGMLWAVANTLTVFAIRDVGLSIAFPLWNTNSLIGLFWGWLLFNELRGSETKDWAKVLGGAGAIVIGACLLAYATQHSSATIAEGARTRGILAALGAGVLWGTMYIPYRKAYISGMNPLSFVTVFTVGELGTTLPLALIYQGGVGGLQTELSRAMPSLFWLFLGGFCWVLGDLFQQYAAKYIGIGRGIPLSNTNQLWGLAWGALVFGELAALSTEARMLVVGGSLVMIAGAVAIGLAEAPASEQASWRLAMERECRRYGLDPVEVAAAVGGEEATETASGRRPWWEFLIVAGALAIFVWLGLNASSPAIAMDYHWMAVLSAFSLVFLAVGGMVLWRRTRFS, from the coding sequence ATGACGATTCAGTCCCCGGAAGTCGAAGTGCGCGCGCCGAGGTCGTTGCACGGCGTGGGCGTGACCAGCGGGCTGGCCGCCGGGGCCTGGTTGGGAGCGGCGGAGGCTCCGACGAAGCTCGTCGCCGCGGGGCTCACGCCGTTCATCGTCTCGCTGGGGATGGTCGCCGGAGTGTTCGTCGCCCGTTGGACAGTCCCCGTCATGCTGCGGGGGACGCACTCGCTGGCGAGCGACCTGAAGGCCAGGCCCCACCTGATCGTCTGGGCGATCCTCGCGGGGATGCTCTGGGCGGTGGCCAACACGCTGACGGTCTTCGCAATCCGCGACGTCGGCCTCTCCATCGCCTTTCCGCTCTGGAATACCAACAGCCTGATCGGCCTGTTCTGGGGCTGGCTGCTGTTCAACGAGCTTCGCGGGTCGGAGACGAAGGACTGGGCCAAGGTTCTCGGCGGCGCCGGCGCGATCGTCATCGGCGCATGCCTGCTGGCCTACGCGACGCAGCATTCCAGCGCCACCATCGCCGAGGGTGCCCGGACGCGCGGGATCCTCGCGGCGTTGGGGGCGGGCGTTCTCTGGGGGACGATGTATATCCCCTATCGTAAGGCCTACATCAGCGGCATGAACCCGCTCTCGTTCGTCACCGTGTTCACGGTCGGCGAATTGGGGACGACCCTGCCTCTCGCCCTGATCTACCAGGGAGGCGTGGGCGGCCTTCAAACCGAGTTGAGCCGCGCGATGCCGTCGCTTTTCTGGCTGTTTCTGGGCGGGTTCTGCTGGGTTCTGGGCGACCTCTTCCAGCAGTACGCGGCGAAGTACATCGGCATTGGCCGGGGGATCCCGCTCTCGAACACGAACCAGCTTTGGGGCCTGGCGTGGGGTGCCCTCGTCTTCGGCGAGTTGGCCGCGTTGAGCACCGAGGCTCGCATGCTGGTCGTCGGCGGCTCGCTGGTCATGATCGCCGGGGCCGTCGCGATCGGCCTGGCCGAAGCGCCGGCTTCCGAGCAGGCCTCATGGCGGCTCGCGATGGAACGCGAATGCCGCCGCTACGGTCTGGACCCCGTTGAGGTCGCCGCCGCGGTGGGTGGGGAAGAAGCGACTGAAACCGCATCGGGGCGTCGTCCCTGGTGGGAGTTCCTGATCGTGGCCGGGGCGCTGGCGATTTTCGTATGGCTCGGACTGAATGCCTCGAGCCCGGCGATCGCCATGGATTATCACTGGATGGCCGTGCTCTCGGCGTTCTCGCTGGTCTTCCTCGCGGTCGGCGGGATGGTGCTTTGGAGACGCACTCGCTTCTCGTGA
- a CDS encoding translocated intimin receptor Tir, with product MKISNAKAVFSDVQFWIPVVVLAGGLALLSMLK from the coding sequence GTGAAGATCTCGAACGCGAAGGCCGTATTCAGCGACGTTCAATTCTGGATCCCGGTCGTCGTGCTGGCCGGCGGGCTGGCGCTCCTCTCCATGCTGAAGTGA
- a CDS encoding inositol oxygenase family protein — protein MSKSIADAQQQSPLADLDDWESAHVTDEADAPLTREGKKESEFRDYRKNVRAGVREFYKLQHTNQTLDFVLAKKREYLPRQRKVMGVWEAMEFLNTLVDDSDPDTDLSQIEHLMQTAEAIRADGHPRWFILTGLVHDLGKILCLFGEPQWAVVGDTFPVGCAYSEEIVFPEFFADNPDSKVAEYQTPCGIYREGCGLDEVHLSWGHDEYLYNVVKDYLPEEGLAMIRYHSFYAWHRAGAYTHLTNEKDRRLLEWVRKFNPYDLYSKGHTKPDVKALTPYYQELIAEYFPAQLAW, from the coding sequence ATGTCCAAGTCGATCGCAGACGCGCAGCAGCAGAGTCCCCTGGCCGACCTGGACGACTGGGAGTCGGCGCACGTCACCGACGAGGCCGACGCGCCGCTCACCCGCGAGGGCAAGAAGGAGTCTGAGTTCCGCGACTACCGCAAGAACGTCCGGGCCGGCGTCCGGGAGTTCTACAAGCTCCAGCACACCAACCAGACGCTCGACTTCGTGCTCGCCAAGAAGCGCGAGTACTTGCCGCGTCAGCGCAAGGTGATGGGCGTCTGGGAGGCGATGGAGTTCCTCAACACGCTGGTCGACGACAGCGACCCGGATACGGATCTCTCCCAGATCGAGCACCTGATGCAGACGGCCGAGGCCATCCGCGCCGACGGCCATCCCCGCTGGTTCATCCTCACCGGGCTCGTCCACGATCTGGGGAAGATCCTCTGCCTCTTCGGCGAGCCCCAGTGGGCGGTCGTCGGCGACACGTTCCCCGTTGGCTGCGCCTACTCTGAGGAGATCGTTTTCCCCGAGTTCTTCGCCGACAACCCGGATTCGAAGGTCGCCGAATATCAGACGCCCTGCGGCATCTACCGGGAAGGCTGCGGCCTGGACGAGGTCCATCTCTCGTGGGGCCACGACGAGTACCTTTACAACGTCGTGAAGGACTACCTCCCCGAGGAAGGTCTGGCGATGATCCGGTACCACTCGTTCTACGCCTGGCACCGCGCCGGGGCGTACACGCACCTGACGAACGAGAAGGACCGTCGCCTGCTGGAGTGGGTCCGCAAGTTCAACCCGTACGACCTGTACTCCAAGGGCCACACCAAGCCCGACGTCAAGGCCCTGACGCCTTACTACCAGGAGTTGATCGCCGAGTACTTCCCGGCGCAGCTCGCCTGGTGA